Part of the Coccinella septempunctata chromosome 3, icCocSept1.1, whole genome shotgun sequence genome is shown below.
TAATACCAATAGTTTTCTTTCTAATAAAATACAACAATTTTGTAGAAGGGTAGGGGATGCACCATTGCCTGGAGCTGGCGCCTACGCAGATAGTGAAATTGGTGGTGCAGCTGCAACAGGAGATGGTGATATTATGATGAGATTTCTTCCAAGGTTAGTACTGTACACTGTACTGCATTAGTATATTCACTTTTTGTTCACATTTTATAATCGATTTTAATCAATAAgtgaaactattgaatcaaataGTGAATTTGTCCCtgattaaaattgaaaataacagaaagaaatatttatttaacaTGCTTAATAATCTAAAGAGGTATTCGCTTGTGATATTCCCACTCCTTTCGTTTAAAATTGCTGACGCTTATAACCATCCTCAAATTTAATATATTTATTACAATTTGGAATGTTGCACATCTTTCTCAACTTAAGACATTATAAAATTTGTACTTATATACATAGTCTGAGACAAATGGCAATATAATGTATGTAGAATTTTAGATCCTGGGTGTTATTCAAAATGGTTACTATCATTTCAATGACTACCCAGCATCATTCTAAAGCATCTTCTTCGGCATTTTCTTCTCCGCTTTCCTCAATTTCATCTATTCTCTCACTATCCTCTGCCgttacattttttttctttggaCCCTTGCCTTTTCTTCCATCCATAAATGATTTCTGAGCTTCTTGCAATGTCTCCATGAACTCATcgaattctaatttttcgattGCCTTAAGGACATCCTGTCCCAAAAGTGTTTTACGACCATCTTTATGCGCCCCTTTAGAGGCTTCTGATG
Proteins encoded:
- the LOC123309106 gene encoding DNA polymerase epsilon subunit 3 — protein: MAEKLEDLNLPNASVQKIIKEALPESINVGKDAKAALSRAASVFILYVTSEASKGAHKDGRKTLLGQDVLKAIEKLEFDEFMETLQEAQKSFMDGRKGKGPKKKNVTAEDSERIDEIEESGEENAEEDALE